The Saprospiraceae bacterium genome includes a window with the following:
- the dnaG gene encoding DNA primase produces the protein MITQKTINEVMNTAKVEEVVSDFINLKRRGVNMIGNCPFHDEKTPSFTVSPSKNIYKCFGCGKGGDPVRFIMDHEKLSFPEAIKFLASKYRIEIEETENTAEEIQQKQVTDSLYIVNEYARDYYEDVLFNRAEGKAIGLSYFKERGFRESTIKKFQLGYATEERDEFTRKAIEKKFNIDHLHSLGLTTKSDADFFRARVIFPIHNISGKVVALAGRTLSSDKKQPKYINSPESEIYNKRSVLYGLYFAKEQIRKEDECILVEGYTDVITLHQGNISNVVASSGTSLTKEQIKLIKRYTPNIKIIYDGDPAGIKAALRGLDLILESDMNVKLVLLPEGHDPDSFLAAKGTEEFLSFLKKNEEDFVFFKTRILLGEVENDPIRKTIVIRDIVGSIARIPDNFKRALYVKQCSTMLDLSESMLNNEVNKVVRTELKSRKDSSHLKDQVSQTGSEDDWLNAKQILSENGPMLVLNDAWQEKTICDIIINYGHLWYDETENTTVADFILDNTLDLLSYFDVEMYKKILISVSNFRLSGSKTSHSWFTSHADEEIREFAITALATPYVYASWEKREMFLQTQKMPDENYVRDATNAILRLQLKKSKKVIEELKHFFDNAKPEDIETEEYILNLKVLQVVQNQRNELAAKLGTVIY, from the coding sequence ATGATAACTCAGAAAACAATCAATGAAGTGATGAACACCGCCAAGGTAGAAGAGGTGGTAAGTGACTTTATTAATCTAAAGAGAAGAGGCGTCAATATGATAGGAAACTGCCCGTTTCATGACGAAAAAACACCCTCATTTACAGTATCACCTTCAAAGAATATCTATAAATGTTTTGGTTGTGGCAAAGGTGGAGATCCTGTAAGGTTTATCATGGATCATGAAAAACTAAGCTTCCCTGAAGCAATCAAATTTCTGGCATCAAAATACAGAATCGAGATAGAAGAAACCGAAAATACAGCTGAAGAGATCCAGCAAAAACAAGTCACTGACTCACTATATATAGTCAATGAATATGCCAGAGATTACTATGAAGATGTACTTTTCAACAGAGCTGAAGGTAAAGCTATCGGACTTTCCTATTTTAAAGAAAGGGGTTTCAGAGAGTCTACTATTAAAAAATTCCAATTGGGCTATGCTACTGAGGAGAGAGATGAATTCACTCGTAAAGCTATAGAAAAGAAATTTAATATAGACCATCTGCATAGTCTTGGGCTGACTACCAAATCAGATGCTGATTTTTTTAGGGCCAGAGTAATTTTTCCAATCCATAATATCAGCGGCAAAGTAGTGGCGTTGGCAGGACGTACATTGTCTTCAGACAAAAAACAACCAAAATACATCAATTCGCCGGAATCTGAGATCTATAATAAAAGATCTGTCTTGTATGGTCTGTATTTTGCAAAAGAACAAATCAGAAAAGAAGATGAATGTATCCTTGTCGAAGGTTATACTGATGTCATTACCTTGCATCAGGGCAATATTTCCAATGTCGTAGCTTCCTCAGGTACTTCTCTCACCAAGGAGCAGATCAAACTCATAAAAAGATATACGCCGAATATCAAAATTATCTATGATGGTGACCCGGCAGGTATTAAAGCAGCTCTGAGAGGACTCGATCTTATACTGGAGTCTGACATGAATGTAAAGCTCGTGTTGCTTCCTGAAGGCCATGACCCGGATTCATTTTTGGCAGCTAAAGGAACAGAAGAATTTCTGAGTTTTCTGAAAAAAAATGAAGAAGATTTCGTTTTTTTCAAAACCAGAATACTACTTGGAGAAGTTGAAAATGACCCAATCAGAAAGACAATCGTCATTAGGGATATTGTTGGTAGCATCGCCAGGATTCCTGATAATTTCAAAAGAGCACTCTATGTAAAACAATGCAGCACCATGCTCGATTTGAGCGAATCCATGCTCAATAATGAGGTCAATAAAGTTGTAAGGACGGAACTCAAATCGAGAAAAGATTCTTCTCACCTAAAGGATCAGGTAAGTCAAACAGGGAGTGAAGATGACTGGCTGAATGCCAAACAAATCTTATCAGAAAACGGACCGATGCTGGTGCTCAATGATGCATGGCAGGAGAAAACGATCTGCGATATTATCATTAATTACGGACACCTTTGGTACGATGAAACAGAAAATACTACCGTAGCTGACTTTATACTGGACAACACTTTGGATTTGCTGTCCTATTTTGATGTGGAAATGTATAAAAAGATTTTAATTTCAGTCTCTAACTTCCGATTGAGCGGATCAAAAACAAGTCACTCATGGTTTACATCTCATGCTGATGAAGAAATACGGGAGTTTGCTATCACAGCATTAGCAACACCTTATGTCTATGCCTCATGGGAAAAAAGGGAAATGTTTCTTCAGACCCAAAAGATGCCCGATGAAAATTATGTTAGAGATGCTACCAATGCTATACTAAGACTGCAGCTCAAGAAAAGTAAAAAAGTGATTGAAGAGCTTAAACACTTTTTTGATAATGCCAAACCTGAAGATATCGAGACCGAAGAATATATTCTTAACTTAAAGGTTTTGCAGGTCGTTCAAAACCAGAGAAATGAACTTGCGGCAAAGTTGGGCACGGTAATATACTAA
- the dapB gene encoding 4-hydroxy-tetrahydrodipicolinate reductase, with the protein MNIALIGYGRMGKEIEEIALRRGHTITCKISSANLNDFNPRVLQWADVAIEFSTPESAYKNIIQCIDAGIPVISGTTGWLNKKEEIDKYCLSKNGSFLYASNFSIGVNIFFEINKVLASLMEKYEVYDVDIQEVHHTGKIDKPSGTAISLAKDIIENLSRKKVWTITHPEEKNSRNLFIESIRKDPAAGTHIVSYKSEIDDIEIKHTAHSRKGFASGAVLAAEWLPGRKGIYAMKDVLEIR; encoded by the coding sequence ATGAATATAGCACTTATAGGTTATGGGCGCATGGGGAAAGAAATTGAAGAGATTGCATTGAGACGCGGTCATACCATTACTTGTAAAATTTCAAGCGCAAACTTAAATGATTTCAATCCCCGAGTCCTGCAATGGGCCGATGTGGCTATCGAGTTTTCCACTCCCGAGTCTGCATACAAAAACATCATTCAGTGCATCGATGCAGGTATTCCCGTCATATCAGGTACCACTGGGTGGCTAAATAAAAAGGAAGAAATTGATAAGTATTGTCTGAGTAAAAACGGAAGTTTTCTCTACGCTTCAAATTTCAGTATCGGTGTCAACATCTTTTTTGAAATCAATAAAGTACTGGCATCGCTCATGGAAAAATATGAAGTTTATGATGTAGATATACAGGAGGTACATCACACTGGAAAAATTGACAAACCCAGTGGGACTGCCATCTCACTGGCTAAAGATATCATAGAAAATTTGTCCAGAAAAAAGGTGTGGACAATTACGCATCCTGAAGAGAAAAATTCAAGAAACCTGTTTATCGAGTCGATAAGAAAAGATCCTGCTGCTGGTACTCATATAGTGAGTTACAAATCTGAAATTGATGATATAGAAATAAAACATACAGCTCATTCAAGAAAGGGATTTGCTTCTGGAGCTGTGTTGGCGGCTGAATGGTTGCCAGGCAGAAAAGGAATATATGCCATGAAAGATGTGCTTGAAATCAGGTAA